The proteins below come from a single Agrobacterium vitis genomic window:
- the aidB gene encoding AidB family quorum-quenching N-acyl homoserine lactonase: MTDICRFGCYDVTIMVDGVFRAPIEHLDHASSDVVRNAAVAAWPAPTIDMDVNFFVLSGADGITLVDAGTGPYWGPELGLGRAALERAGISRADVRRVLLTHLHGDHALGLFDDAGQYFADAEIVVPQADLAFFTNVALKETIPVYRRGGFDIAARLLEIYPDRVRPVPEGPLLPEIEMVSMPGHTPGHSGYLIGEGAEKLVLWGDLVHAPKLQLDDPDFCFIYDADARQGADSRRTIFTHASEKGWTASGGHVSGFVRVEKADTGWDFVAA; encoded by the coding sequence ATGACGGATATATGTCGTTTCGGGTGCTATGATGTGACGATCATGGTCGATGGTGTTTTTAGAGCGCCGATTGAACATCTGGATCACGCCAGCAGTGACGTGGTGCGAAATGCGGCGGTCGCGGCGTGGCCGGCACCCACCATTGATATGGACGTCAATTTCTTCGTGCTGTCGGGCGCTGACGGCATTACCCTGGTCGATGCGGGAACAGGCCCTTATTGGGGTCCTGAACTGGGGCTTGGAAGGGCTGCGCTGGAAAGGGCTGGAATAAGCCGCGCTGATGTGCGCCGGGTTCTCCTCACCCATTTGCATGGCGACCATGCGCTGGGCCTTTTTGACGACGCTGGACAATATTTTGCCGACGCGGAAATCGTCGTCCCGCAAGCGGATCTGGCCTTTTTTACCAATGTCGCGCTGAAGGAGACCATCCCCGTCTATCGGCGTGGTGGCTTCGACATCGCTGCCCGCCTGCTGGAAATCTACCCAGATCGTGTGCGCCCTGTCCCGGAAGGGCCCCTGCTTCCTGAAATAGAGATGGTTTCCATGCCCGGCCACACGCCTGGTCACTCCGGCTATCTGATTGGTGAGGGGGCGGAAAAGCTCGTGCTTTGGGGCGATCTTGTGCATGCGCCCAAACTTCAGCTTGATGATCCCGATTTCTGCTTCATCTATGACGCGGATGCCAGACAGGGCGCCGACAGCCGCCGGACCATCTTCACCCATGCAAGCGAAAAAGGCTGGACTGCCTCAGGCGGCCATGTTTCCGGTTTCGTGCGGGTGGAAAAGGCAGATACAGGCTGGGATTTCGTCGCGGCCTGA
- a CDS encoding Crp/Fnr family transcriptional regulator: MAVNKVLNLNSRDRNILVKSPLMATLGPGSLNRMLELATVLSFEARDILFREGDPADYFYCVLTGYVRLYRLNKDGREADIRISGGGDTFAESLLAMGDTYHYNAQAAEHVTVARFDLAKVRQLAEQENDIARSVIRCLSNYLRSTMDCIANDRLQTAPQRVAQYLIDNCPNSGGAVSIRLPFQKSLLAGKLGLAPEALSRAFSTLRHSGVTVRGRMVQINDVNTLRQI; encoded by the coding sequence CTGGCCGTGAACAAGGTTTTGAATTTGAACAGTCGCGATCGCAATATTCTGGTAAAATCACCCCTGATGGCCACGCTCGGCCCGGGCTCTTTAAACCGGATGCTGGAACTGGCGACAGTGTTGAGCTTCGAGGCGCGCGATATTCTGTTTCGCGAGGGCGACCCTGCCGATTATTTCTATTGCGTGCTGACCGGCTATGTCCGCCTCTATCGCCTGAACAAGGACGGACGCGAAGCCGACATCCGCATCAGCGGCGGTGGTGATACCTTTGCCGAAAGCCTGTTGGCCATGGGCGATACCTATCACTATAACGCCCAGGCGGCGGAGCATGTGACCGTGGCGCGATTTGATCTCGCCAAAGTACGCCAGCTTGCAGAGCAGGAAAACGACATCGCCCGTTCAGTGATCCGCTGCCTGTCCAATTATCTGCGCAGCACCATGGATTGCATCGCCAATGACCGACTGCAAACCGCTCCGCAACGCGTGGCGCAATATCTGATCGACAATTGCCCCAATAGCGGCGGTGCCGTATCGATCCGCCTGCCCTTCCAGAAAAGCCTGCTGGCCGGCAAGCTGGGCCTTGCGCCCGAAGCCCTGTCACGCGCCTTTTCCACCCTGCGGCACAGCGGCGTCACTGTGCGCGGCCGGATGGTCCAGATCAACGATGTCAACACACTCCGACAGATTTGA